A window from Acropora palmata chromosome 14, jaAcrPala1.3, whole genome shotgun sequence encodes these proteins:
- the LOC141865535 gene encoding uncharacterized protein LOC141865535 isoform X3 codes for MVGLMALAFIVVAASLKISESTRWPQGTYGLPRAVSGCPKADDFLWQEGWVSQDTNGENSNNSKSEPFYLDGVVDAKRVNRSFCLKKSQHGNRLNWPGGQYCVYKSGSCPNGMDLGDISWDDDNNVPNCNSNDGALPGGRYTNDTQIRFCCASNGDKDNPILLPTKDPFFLLAYNSSKCQMVQWAVAGLQWIFYDTEHNENKDKAKKHFPYNAGGPHPTIYYCYYRSCNETLLGLNGGFHSPNHPNNYSNGQYCSWKIIVRRDQQIHLVFLNFSLQNEVDTDSLFVYDGENATSKELGVFYGGHPPPKEGLYSTSYKMFVIFRSDNTSSFSGFSAIYCEGNCSETSGFTATTQAPEGMSTATPSLSSRETSTDITTTKEREGKGQKKQLEEKGLNMTAVVVPTVVLVFVVALLLAILYYCKRKRTKEDEKKANLAVVYSNPCNEIPLSVENACYERTPGTQSTLAVDNPCYDRGLYQGISITTEGCGLSEENGLYNEVNEYERIRTDNREDYAQLDNEVPMYETVESDSTAGVDNNIIADDHNSDGLMYETIEGEKEFNPVYDVSSS; via the exons ATGGTAGGTTTAATGGCTCTTGCGTTCATCGTTGTAGCGGCTTCTTTAAAGATATCGG aGTCAACGCGCTGGCCACAAGGCACATACGGACTTCCAAGAGCAGTATCTGGTTGTCCTAAGGCCGACGACTTTTTATGGCAAGAGGGGTGGGTGTCACAGGACACTAATGGAGAGAATTCCAATAACTCAAAATCAGAGCCATTTTACCTTGATGGAGTTGTAGATGCGAAGCGAGTAAACAGATCATTCTGTTTAAAAAAGTCTCAACATGGCAATCGACTGAATTGGCCCGGAG GTCAATACTGTGTTTATAAAAGTGGAAGCTGCCCCAATGGAATGGATCTTGGTGACATCTCATGGGATGATGATAATAACGTTCCTAACTGCAACAGCAATGACGGTGCCCTACCAGGCGGAAGGTACACAAATGACACACAAATTCGATTCTGCTGTGCGAGTAATGGTGACAAGGACAATCCCATCCTCTTGCCCACCAAAGATCCATTTTTCTTGCTGGCATATAACTCATCAAAATGTCAGATGGTTCAGTGGGCAGTGGCTGGTCTGCAGTGGATATTTTATGACACCGaacacaatgaaaacaaggacaaagcaaagaaacattttccCTACAATGCAGGAGGGCCACATCCCACaatttattactgttattaccGAA gCTGTAACGAGACATTACTTGGCTTAAATGGTGGCTTCCACTCACCAAACCacccaaataattattcaaatgGACAGTACTGTTCCTGGAAGATCATCGTCAGGCGAGATCAACAAATTCATCTCGTTTTTCTCAACTTCTCTTTGCAAAACGAAGTTGATACGGACAGTTTATTTGTCTATGATGGCGAAAACGCAACTTCGAAAGAATTGGGAGTTTTTTACGGAGGACATCCTCCCCCCAAGGAAGGACTCTACTCTACTTCATATAAAATGTTTGTGATATTCAGATCGGATAACACCAGTTCTTTCTCGGGCTTCAGTGCAATTTACTGTGAGGGTAACTGCTCGG AAACGAGTGGTTTTACTGCGACGACACAGGCTCCGGAAGGAATGTCTACCGCAACACCCTCTCTATCAAGCAGGGAAACTTCAACTGACATTACGACAACAAAGGAACGCGAGGGAAAAGGTCAAAAGAAACAGCTTGAGGAGAAAG GTTTAAACATGACAGCTGTCGTAGTCCCAACAGTGGTTTTGGTGTTCGTAGTTGCCTTACTCTTAGCTATATTATACTATTGCAAAAG gaAGAGGACTAAAGAAGAcgaaaagaaagcaaacctCGCGGTCGTTTACTCAAA TCCGTGCAATGAGATACCGTTATCAGTTGAGAACGCTTGTTATGAACG AACTCCTGGGACCCAGTCAACTCTTGCAGTAGATAATCCGTGCTATGACCG TGGACTATACCAAGGTATCAGCATAACAACTGAAGGATGCGGATTATCTGAAGAAAATGGACTCTATAACGAGGTCAATGAATATGAACGTATACGTACGGACAACAGAGAGGATTACGCCCAACTGGACAACGAGGTCCCCATGTACGAAACAGTGGAGAGCGATTCTACGGCTGGTGTAGACAATAACATAATTGCTGATGATCACAACTCAGATGGGCTTATGTATGAAACTATTGAGGGTGAAAAGGAATTCAATCCCGTCTATGATGTCAG